From one Papio anubis isolate 15944 chromosome 12, Panubis1.0, whole genome shotgun sequence genomic stretch:
- the OR51M1 gene encoding olfactory receptor 51M1 yields the protein MSAQYSCSLQFMPLSNITQFSPMFYLTSFPGLEAIKHWIFIPFFFMYMVAISGNCFILIIIKTSPRLHTPMYYLLSLLALTDLGLCVSTLPTTMGIFWFNSHHIYFGACQIQMFCIHSFSFMESSVLLIMSFDRFVAICHPLRYSVIITGQQVVRAGLIVIFRGPVATIPIVLLLKAFPYCGSVVLSHSFCLHQEVIQLACTDTTFNNLYGLMVVVFTVMLDLVLIALSYGLILHTVAGLASQEDQHRAFQTCTAHLCAVLVFFVPMMGLSLVHRFGKHAPPAFHLLMANVYLFVPPMLNPIIYSIKTKEIRRVIIKFLGLKKASSESWG from the coding sequence ATGTCAGCCCAATATTCATGCAGTCTTCAATTCATGCCACTGTCCAACATTACTCAGTTTAGCCCCATGTTCTATCTCACCAGCTTTCCTGGATTGGAAGCCATCAAACACtggattttcattccttttttctttatgtacatGGTGGCCATCTCAGGCAATTGTTTCATTCTGATCATTATTAAGACCAGCCCTCGTCTGCACACACCCATGTACTATCTACTGTCCTTGCTGGCCCTCACTGACCTGGGGCTGTGTGTGTCCACCTTGCCCACCACTATGGGGATCTTCTGGTTTAACTCCCATCATATCTACTTTGGAGCATGTCAAATCCAGATGTTCTGCATCCACTCATTTTCCTTCATGGAGTCCTCGGTGCTCCTCATCATGTCCTTTGACCGCTTTGTGGCCATCTGCCACCCTCTGAGGTATTCGGTCATTATCACTGGCCAGCAAGTGGTCAGGGCAGGTCTGATTGTCATTTTCCGGGGACCTGTGGCCACTATCCCTATTGTCCTCCTCCTGAAGGCTTTTCCCTACTGTGGATCTGTGGTCCTCTCCCACTCGTTTTGCCTGCACCAGGAAGTGATACAGCTAGCCTGCACAGATACCACCTTCAATAACCTGTATGGACTGATGGTAGTAGTTTTCACTGTAATGCTGGACCTGGTGCTCATCGCACTGTCCTATGGACTCATCCTGCACACAGTAGCAGGCCTGGCCTCCCAGGAGGACCAGCACCGTGCCTTTCAGACATGCACTGCTCATCTCTGTGCTGTGCTAGTATTCTTTGTGCCCATGATGGGGCTGTCCCTGGTGCACCGTTTTGGGAAGCATGCCCCACCTGCTTTTCATCTTCTTATGGCCAATGTCTACCTTTTTGTGCCTCCCATGCTTAACCCAATCATATACAGTATTAAGACCAAGGAGATCCGCCGTGTCATTATCAAGTTCCTAGGTCTTAAAAAGGCCAGTTC